Within Geotrypetes seraphini chromosome 13, aGeoSer1.1, whole genome shotgun sequence, the genomic segment gattaaaagattgtatcttcaataaagcctgcatcctggttttgttttgtctttttttctaaGAGTATTGCACGCTATTTTTAACTGTGGGTCAAGGTTTATCTGAACcgacttgtttttggttttttacagCTTGGACACAGTTCTCACTGTCATTTCTTACTGATGCACAGGACAGCGGCATCATGTGAACCTTTGCTAATCTGAGAAGTGGAACCGTGTTTCTGAATCACATTTACCGTTTACCATTTCTTATGTTCGCACAATTCCTATCCTTGCATTTAGAGATTCAATTTCTTCAGGCCAGCTTCTTAACTTTGCGCTGTAAAGGGAGGGATCTTATCAACTTTCTTCTCTGTCGCACAAACCTAATATTCTGTACATGTACTTTAGAATGGGGTCCTGAATTACTATTTACTAAATGCTGCTGTCAAATATATTTAACATGTAACGTGTGCTACCTTTATGTTCCTGATAAAATTCATGTTGCTGATGAAAAGAGGTGAAGCCAATCTTTAAGCCTTAAAGATGGGGTGGGGGTGACAGCACTGTTGAGTTTTAGCTGTACACTTTCTCGCTCCAGGCAAGCGCCAACCACACCCTTTCCCTGAGCATTAACAAAACATTCCTGCATTTTTCTGGGCTACAATCGACAACAAATGTTGATTACCGAGTTTTGCGTTTGCCCCACCACGATCACAGTCAGTTCAGCTAAATCCAGGAGTTTGTAACCAATGCAAGAATGTCCATAAATGCTCCTAAATCACCAAGGCACGTGACAAAATTAGGATAACCCACAAAATAttcagttatttcagccaaagaggGTAACAATAGggggtcctaatttattcctcagttagcaATTACATttgtgttgtttacctgcaattacatcactttcttttccagagataaataaaaaaagattagaccatctcttaagaaagaactgaatatttcatgaggtgtcctaattttttcacattacAGTCACTGAAGACGAAACCTCCTCCCATAACCTAGTGTAAAGGACACAAGCTAAATTGCCCCCCAAAATGAGAGAAATTGTGAAACACAAGATGTAGTTTTTCTCCACTCTTTAATGACTGCTAGATCATGTATAACAATTCTAAATGGAGATTTCAAAAGCTTTGCCTCCAGCCTCATTTTTGTATACTGCGTTCTCTGACTGATTTCTAGAAGGTGCTCTATGCTCTTTCCAGCTCAGAAACAGCTCTCCTACTTCTGGTTGCACCATTTAGCGATCCTGTTGTTGATTGGAGTCTTTATATAGCGATCAGACTTCATGTAGGCGGCGATCTTGTCCAAAGCCTACGGAACAGACACGATCTTAGAATACTGGGTACTGAAACTGGGAGAACACATTTCGTTCTGGGGAATAGTCTTTACCTCAACACGGTCAAGAAATGATGTCAGGTTTTGAAACTGCTCAAGGCATTTGGGCTCAAGCATTCGATGCTGATCCAGAACATCATACATAACGAAATCAACAAAGGTAATCTGGAAACACAGCAGAAAAGGAGGTATATAAAGACCAGGGGCTAAGAAAAGAAGATCTAAAGGCTTTACAAAGGATCACAAAAGTGAGGCCACAGAAAAGAATATCAAGTAAAGCTGAGAGAAACAGAGGTGAACATGAGAGTGGAAATAGAAAAGATGGCGAGACTTTCTTCAGGTACAAAGCAAGAAAGGCCAGAACTAAAGGATGCAGAAAGCCCTAGAGAGGAGCTGTGGATAACTAGAAGCATGTTCTCTTATCCAAAGGAAGTAGATACAGCACCAGCCACAGGAGAGGTTTCTGAAGAAATTGTAGGCTGAAAAGCAGCAGCAGATAGCAGAGTCCCAGACagagggagctcagaaaggttctggCGGACAACCTGAATGAGGTGTTTAATAGATTCCTGGAGAGATGGGAAAGTACGAGAAATCAGAGCCTCACCTCGGGGGTGGGGAAAGGCCTGGAAAAGAGCAAGGCAGGAAAACCAGCCACTGGCCCACCCCTCCCACACCCCCAAAAACTGCAGCTACCTTCTCTCCGGCAAACCACTTCCTTTCGCACAAGAACTTggaaaactgcctcagtttttcAGGAAGTGCGTCAAGATAAGGCCCTTTCAGACTTTCCTATAAAAAGAACAAGGGGGGCATTTCAGCCAGTCACACTTCTCAAACACATTTTAAAAAGGGTGAGTTCAGTTTCTAACCTACTTCTCTCGCACTGTTCCACATGAGGAACTATGAACATTAAATAcaacttcattaaaaaaaaaaaaaaaatctattatcCGAGATGGCGCATTGGAAAAAGGAGAAGATTTAAGGAAGCCTTTAACTCATCTCTTTCCAAAGAAGTAGCGGAAAATGAAGATGTTACCACATACAAACTGAAACCCTATAAACTCACAAAATTGGGATTATAGGCAATGGTTACAAGGCCCATGCGAAAGTCCAGAGCCTGATACAGGACCATATCCACCTTCATGATCTCCTCCTCATTCTCTCCACCTAAAATGCAAAAAGAAAACCGCGTAACATCCCATCCCGTGACCATGTGAAATCcagtgcatttaaaaaaaaaccaaaacactcggGGCCAGATGCACAACGCTTCGACACCACAGTAGAAAATACCATGATAGGAGCTATCTGTGTGGAAAATCACTGGTAAAATGGAGAGGAACTCTGTCTGGCGCTTGCAatcactaggcacagctcctccctcctgtcaagCTGCTCTGCTGCCCAAATCAACTGAGCCACAGGTCTACTTGAGGCTGCCAGCGGCTTTGGAGCTTCCCCTGCCGCCGATTGGCATCTTTGGGGGagccctgctggctcagctaGCAGGGAGAGCAGAAAACCAAGTAACCCCCAGAACAAAACCCTGGTGAGCCATGTGCTGGTTCCGCTGATCCCCCACACCCCATGtccttcaaaaataaataaaatcaatcaaCAGGAGGGCTGCCCATGCCAGGACCCAcccttcaaaatggcaggccttccacttcccggtgcatcctgggatgcactgggacgggcctaaggccctgattggttcatttGCTTAAGTCTTGCTTGCAAAgaaaccttttgtgcattgggGCCTCAGTCACTTGCACTGTTCCCTTCCATCACAGCCCAACCTGCAGTACCTTCCAGAAAAGAATACCCTTGTGTTACTTAACACAGATACAGGACGACTCTGGTACTTACACAGCTTGTGTTTGCGCCCTATGTAGCGCAGAATGGCATGACTCTGAGTGAGTTTTTTATCACCATCAATTAGATATGGGATCTTGAAGAAAATAGAGAAGGCAGATTTGTCATTTTGAAACCTCTAATGCTAATCATCCTAAAATGTCCTCCCACACCAACCATGGACCTCATATCCACTATGCCAACTGCACCCCAGACACATCACCACCATCCCTCCCCAGACCCAAGCACAGCCCCCCAAATGCTGCATCCCAACAAACAAACCCCAGCTAAACCACTCTCAATGCTATTTCCCAACCAATGAAAACCACAGATAAACCACTgtccctccctcctcttcccagACCCCCCCAACCCACACAGCTAACGActgcacctccctccctccataccaaTCAAGGAAAATCTGGCCACTGCAGGGAAACCACAGCCCATGTAGCTCTCCTCTTcaaccataaaaacataagactagccctactgggtcagaccgatggtccatctaggcaaggatcctgtttccacagtggccaatccaggtcacaagtacctggcaggaacccaaagaGCTGCATGGCCACAATGTTTGTCCTGAAAGCAAGAAAACTATTTCCAAACAGACTCTGGCAGAGTCCAAAGGATGAAAATACAGGATAAGCAGGAAGTGGAAAGGGAGAAAGTccactggggggaggggtgacaggAGAGTACCGAGCACAGTGCAAAAactataaaaaggaaaagaaaatattaaaaactaacaaaaaaagttACCCTGGAACCTAATGTTTTCTGAATATTTTTCTCTCCAATCCCTCCCCCCATTAGGCACTTCTAGCACAAACACAGAGACAAAACCTGAGCAAGAGAGCTTATGCATACATTTGGAAAGtccagtcccagtttctctttgtCCTTGAGCCACTCACTTTTGTCATAGTCGGGAGCTTAAAGAGAAGAAAGCGTTATATTCATCCTAGAGCTGATACAATTTTCCCGTCCGTATCTGCCAAAACTCTACTCTACTACTGCTTATCACTCATATCACATGGGAGTCCCTGGGCACAGATCCCCCTTCCCCATCATTTCATATGGGATTCCCTGGGCACAGATTCCCCCTTCCCCATCATTTCACCTGGGATTCCCTGGGCACAGATTCCCCCTTCCCCATCATTTCATCTGGGATTCCCTGGGCACAGGTTCCCCTTCCCCCATCATTTCACCTGGCATCCCTTGGGCAcagattccccctcccccatcatttcACCTGGCAGTGCTTGGGCACAGATCCtgatccctccccccctcctctgtAACGCACAGCATTAACCGAGGGCCTGCCCTGGCCAGTCCAGTAGGatcccaaggggggggggggcaatggcccCCATCCGCCGGGCATTACCTTCTCCGCAGGAGTAGCGCTTTTCCTGGTACTTGGTGTCAGTGTATTCCAGCAACATACGGATGGGATGTGCCAACTGCAAGAAAGACGGACACAAAGTTCAGTGCAGCCCCTCTCTCGCCTTGGGGGGGGAGGCttttacccccctccctctctgcttAGGATTACCATAGGAAAAAGGCCGGATTaaggcatccgggttttacttccaatgcGAGCAAACCCCGGATCTCCTCCCTCTGCTcttcgggagggggggagaaaatgcaCTTTTATGCGCTTAACACGAACAAAGCGTCCGACCGCTCCAACACGGAGCAAAtagtgcaagggggggggggatgagtctCCCCCCGATCGGACCCGGACTCACCCCTCGGACGTCCCAGTAGCCCAGTGTCATCGCCATCTTGGCTCAGCTGCGAACTTGCTGGTGGTGGCGTTCGAGGCGAGGAAGAGGAGGCGGAGCCTCGTCCCGCCCCGCCCCCTCGTTGTGAGCCGAGTGCAAATTGTgcaaaaggaggacggattgaggcatccaTCCGGCTTTTACTCCCTTGAAAGCAATCCTGGATGTATGTGCAAAgcaaagagaaaataaaggcactaTACAAATAATCTATGAGCCAAACTTAggtctttttggaccccagttcgtttgcaaaagttagttCAAAGTCTAATCGACACTGGCGCCGCCATCTTGAAAtcaggacactggatcatctctTGTCCTTTGATTCTAGAAACATCGATTCCATTGTGGTAATTGTTGAAAACTAAACCTCCATTAGACAAGTACAAAAGCAAACTTTTaattattatgacagggattgccaagAATTGGCTTAACTTTTCCTCTTGGTGGAAAACTATATGTTtatgttatagatatgaaaaaatgaattcagatatattgggtcataataaattatttaaaacaacatggggtccattaacagATTTTGTTAACCCTGATTACTTGTATAGTGCCTTGATTTGCACGTTCAGCACAGTACTTTAAACATGTGAAAGACGAACATACAATCGAATTAAAACAAAGAGGatttagggaatttctcacagagggaatgagaaaataGGCCTGGGTAATTTACAAGAACATAATAGACttcctgggacagaccaatggtccaacaaggccagcagccaatccaggtcaccagcacctggccaaaatccaaggaatagcaacattctaaatAGAATCCCCAAAGTGTAGcacgattccggaatccccagagtagcaacattccatgctaccgatccagggcaagcagtggcttcccccatgtcattctcaataatggacttttccaaatctttcttaaaaccgctcttaccacaacctctgagtgaaaaatccATCCACTTGACCCATTCTCCACTTGAATCCTGTCTCCCTCtctgccgtctcttttctaagctgaagagccctaacctttttagtctttcctcatatgagaggagttccatcccctttaccatcttggtgctcttctttgaaccatctttcttgagataaggagatcagaattgaacgcaatactccagctgAGGTCGCAGCATGGAGCAAtagaggggcattataacattcttaatcttgttaactcTCCTACTGATGACTGATAGCTtacaaagaacataagacttgccgttgctgggtcagaccagtggtctattgtacccagcagtccactcatgcagcagcccccaggtcaaagactagcgccccAACTGAGTCCAGCcccacctgcgtacattctggttcagcaggaacctgtccaaccttGTCCCAAATCcctgggatctgggttggccactgttggaaacaggatacctttggtatgtcccagtatggcaattcttatgactcCTTGACCagactctcttaacttttcctttttctgtgatcttttgtagttctTGAAAGCaaatctttttctttaccttctcagctactacttttcagAACTAAGGAGTGGTGGAGTGGTTAGAgcaactgcctcagcaccctgaggttatgggttcaaatcccatgctgctccttgttaccctggcaagtcattcaatctgccattgctccaggtatgttagatagattgttagccctcagggacagatagggggaatacttgagtatctgattggaAACTACTTAAATTTGATAGATCTACTACTTTTcctcttttacttactttccttattTATTTGGCtagttttatatcccattctcctcAATGAGCCCATAATGGGTTACAAAGTTGACTTGATGGAGCTATGATGGTCCTGGGACAACCCGTCTTGGTGAATTTTACCTTTCACATTATTTTtgtggttgtgggtctgagcacatcaaTTTCACACAATAAGGAAGTTATAAATTATAAGTCAGCAGTCACTTGATTATTTATTCAAAGAAGTCCTGTGATATTGACAGAAGAAATACAAACAGATTATGACTTTACAAGTGTTCAGTAATGGTAAATCGAGTCAAAAGTTGGTCATTTTggatgagccctctctacacttGCGGTGATTACTGGTGACTCGTTCTTCAGAGCTCACAATCGTGAGGGTTCATAtcatacaaaattattattagaaAGCGTGCTATGTTTTGAATTCCAGCGGCTAGCCTCCTGATAGCTATTTTGTCTTTCTGACTTATTTTCTTATGGAACGTAATTTCCTGGAATGATACTCAGATAGGCAGCAGCTGGTGGAAGCACACCAGACACAGTGAAGGGGTTCTTTCCAACTGTCCTTTTATTGATAGCATGTGTTCTCCCCCCCCAATCATTTTAACTTGCCTTGATATGCCCTATACCACCCAACACTATCTCAGTCCCATTTTCACCTATGTCTGATATGTGCCCATTCCAGTGCACTCTTTCTACACCAGTACAAATGCTGATAGACCAGGATGGATAAAaatctaaagatagttttctatttaagatgtaataatccaaaagttattcatcatgaaataataattagtttttaattatgtagcattagGCTGTATATTCACGCAGTGTTTAATTTTTGTGGTAAattaattccattaatccattcaaaatgccATGGGCAATTTAtctatctagaacaggggtaggcaattctggtcttcgagagccacaggcaggccaggttttcaggatatccacaatgaatatgtatgagatggatctgcatgcactgcctccttgagatgcaaatcttatctcatgcatatttattatggactAGAGGATCACCCAGCATtgcccggatatctcaatcccaGCAGTAAGAAtggccctctctatggggctgaacttggacttacaCGGCATCAGGAGTGTCTCAGTGAAcctgaaaactatggattagatacttatctttcatatcctgtagtcggGCCTCACGCTGctgtactgtctctgaagctctagatgtagcagctctcGCTTTCATATCCTATAGTCAAGCCTTATGCTGCTggactgtctctgaagctctagctGTAGCTTTGATTGCACTTGGCCAATTACATTATGTTTCCTTAGAGGCATTGTTACAGCAATGACAGCACAACAccgtgtgacatcattccccaagcttcacacaattggtcaaagcaatagcaGTCTTTTTCTATGattctttacatgtcaccccttcccacccccacagtatttttccccagatagtaattgataagtataccaagtttggttgaaatctgtccatgtgtttcagagttttgctggaacatacatacagtacatacatctgattttatatatatcctgaaaacctgacctgcctgtagctcttgaggaccagaattgcctacccctgatctagaagatATTATCATAGGTGCTTGCTTTCTCATAACTGTCAATTTGTCTACAGAGATAACATGCTGCTTCTTCaaagcaaaaatgttataaaatatactgTACAGTTGGGAATAAAAGACCTTGGCCCCATTGTTCCTATGCAAATCAATGTACACACTATTAACCTCTTTAAgtgctaagtttatatatctgcAGAAGGAGCTTAGTGCAAGGAATGGGTaagaagtaaaaacaaaaattaaacctTTTGAGCAGAATACTCCACAAGTCTTGAGATCTTTGTATATATATAGCCTGAAGTTTATCATATTTTCTCCCTGGAGGAGAAAACTATAACGGCAGCAGGCCATAAAAGAGACCTGGTTTGGGAATATTTTCTATGGGTAAAACAGGCATCCGTACAAAATGCAAACATTgcaacaaagaaatgcaaggcctggtGGCCAAATGAAACATCATGAGAAGTGCTTTGATGAAGATGACAAAAGGAACGTGTTTGAACAGGCAAGATCTTCAGGttggtaaatgttttgatttcatcatatttcttaaaAGACTTTTGAGGAATTGACATAtttgagcaaaaatatatttatCATTATTGTATGTTACTGTCATTTTGATACAGTTGTTATGAAGAAATAGAGTTGAAACAAGTAAATATTCCATTTTGGGGGAAGTACTGAGTGGCAGTGAATACAGTAAAAAATCCACCCTGATAGT encodes:
- the LOC117347504 gene encoding glutathione S-transferase Mu 5-like; protein product: MAMTLGYWDVRGLAHPIRMLLEYTDTKYQEKRYSCGEAPDYDKSEWLKDKEKLGLDFPNIPYLIDGDKKLTQSHAILRYIGRKHKLCGENEEEIMKVDMVLYQALDFRMGLVTIAYNPNFESLKGPYLDALPEKLRQFSKFLCERKWFAGEKITFVDFVMYDVLDQHRMLEPKCLEQFQNLTSFLDRVEALDKIAAYMKSDRYIKTPINNRIAKWCNQK